AAGGGATCTTCATAGTCTATATAAGTGCTTTCTTTGGCCCCCTACTAGGCGATACACTATATATTTACAGCATTAAACATATTGGTGGGGGGAATGCTGTATCAATATCTTATACCTATATCTTCTTTGCACAGCTCTACTCATATTTACTATATGGTGAACAATTAAGGATACAGTTAATTCTAGGATCATTTATCGCCATTATAGGAGTCTATCTCGTATATAGTGGGCAGAAAAACGATATAAAAATTACTGGTTTCATAGCAGCTCTTGGAGCAGCGTTATCTTGGGGTATGGGCGCCACTCTCAGCAAGCTTGCATTAAACTATGGTGATCCAGTAACAATTGCTTTACTAAGAAACTTATCAACAACAATATCGCTCCTCCCAATAACATATAATTCAGCAAAAAAAGTATTCCTCGACAAAGAAATACAAATAACAGCATTCATCACGGGAGGAATAGGATTCGGCGTTGGAATGACACTTTTCCTAACAGCAATCAACACTATAGGAGTCTCAGCAACAGTACTAGCTACAAGCCTAACACCAGTCCTAGGGAGAATACTAGCCAAATTCATAGCAGGAGAAAAACCCTCACCTAAAACATATCTAGGAACAATAATAACATCAACAGGAATATTTATCGGGCTATACTTCTAAACATTATAATAGATCCTTGATGTTTATTCATTATTTATATTTCTAGTTATCTACTCTACATCAACTTTCAATTTTTATTATTGTTTCCTATGTTTGTTACGCCTATTATAATTGTTACAATATATGTTTCCTTCAATTTTATGCATTGTTTCTAATCATTACATTTTCATTAATTGCTCTCATTATTTTTATATTAAGATGGAGCTCGTTTATCGATGGGATTTTTTAGACAAAACATGGAGCAGTCCTTGTTGGGAAAAAGGTTCAAGTCAAAAAGCATACATAGATATGTTGCGCAAACACTAATCTAATATATAATCGCTAAAAGCAAGAACAAACAAATAAAAATAATCATGAATAATGATGTGGAAAAACACATACTCTACAAATGCAAAACATGCTGATACAAAATAAATGATAAATAATTAGGAAAGAATTTCTGAACCGCTCATTACATGGTTACATGAAAGTAAAAAATAAATGATAAATATAATAGGCCCTTAGAAATCAATTCTTATAACAAGGAGATTATATATGAGGATTTAAGAGACATTCTTCTATTAATTATTATACTAGGTTTCTGGAACAATAAGTGGTGTTTATGGCGTGAATATTTTTAGGAGGAGATAGTAAATTTTAGTTTATGAAGCTATGTTTTTAAATTATATATGTGTTGGTGGGGTTAGTTTATTTGTTTAGAAAGGGCTTAAACAATATACCAGAGCCTTTTAGAACTCTTGTCTCGAGGCTTTTAGCTGAGTTGTTAAGATTATTTAATGGTAGGCTTAAGTCTCTTGTAGTTTATGGTAGTGTTGCACGCGGAGATTATAGAAAGGATAGTGATATAGATTTATTGATTATTATTGAGGGGCTTCCTCGTAGTCGTTTAGAGAGAATAAGGCTTTTCACCAAGGCTGAGTCGAAACTGGATGAATTATTGGATAAACTACTTGATAAAGGCTATGCAGTATCATTCTCACCTATAATTAAGACTCCAGAAGAAGCTGTAAGGATTAGTCCAATATATCTTGACATGGTTGAAGATGCAATCATAGTTTACGATGAAAATGGGTTCTTCGAGAAAATACTTATGGGTCTGAAGAAAAAACTAGAACAACTTGGCGCTGAACGTGTGAGGCTGGGAAAGAAATGGTATTGGAGGCTTAAGAAAAACTATAGGTTTGGAGAGGTAATAAGTATTGAATAATATTGCTCTAGCAAGATCATATATTAGACAGACAAAGGAGAGAATTAAACATGCAGGCGAAGCATTGGAGACAGGAAACTATCCATATGTTATTAGGCAATGTCAAGAAGCAGTTGAGCTAGCATTGAAAGCAGCATTAAGAATAGTAGGTATAGAACCGCCGAAATGGCATGATGTAGGACCCGTACTGAGGAGGGAAAAGAATAGATTTCCAGATTGGTTTCAGGAAAGAATACCTGAGCTAGCATATATTTCTAGGAGTCTAAGAAAGGAGAGGGAAACAGCAATGTATGGTGATGAAGAAACAGGTTTACCCGCTGAAGAACTATATACACTATACGATGCTGAACAAGCATTAAAACAAGCGAGAACAGTACTATATCTTGTAGAGAAGCTTCTGCGGGAAGCACAAGACAAACAATAATCATCCAGATCATAGTTTCTTAGCTGATTACTCGTTTTCTAAGATGCTCCAATATATGAGTTATTATTGAGTATTTTTTGATCTATAAAACGCTAAGACTATATCGCTATAGATCTTTATTGCTTAATAATTTCTTTGATAGAAGCATGGTCATCTGGTTTATGTGCTAGTGGTTATCTCGGCATTATCCTTTTAAAAAATGATTATTAAAAGAACATAACAACCAAAACCATTACCAAACAACTACAGCATCCACAACTTCTAAAGGAACCAAAAACATCCAAATAATCGAGCAGTCTATCCTGTTATATGTTCTTCAGTTTTCTCCGTCCACCGAGATTTTTCATGGGTTTAATTGTTTTTTTGTCTGGCATATGCTTCGTTACACCTCCATCCATAGACCCTTACCATAGTTAGTTTTTCTAGCCTGTTACAGGGCTATAGCGTATATTACAGTATTAAAATAATTAAAATAGTATTAAGAAATAATTCCTTGTAATATCTCGCTGTCAAGGATCTAGTAAGGTTTTTGTTTCGTTTGTGAACATGTTTGCTAATCTATTAAAATAGAAGTAGTTTTTTCTGCTTCTTCTATTGGTAGCTTAGCATGTAGTGCTATTACTAGAATTATTATTCCTATGAGTGGCATTGCTGTTAACTCGCTTAATGCTAGAATATTTGATATTTGAGCTAGAAGTTCTGTTATTGTTGGAGCTATGATGTTTGGTATATTGGATATTACGCCTAGTGCAAATGATGCTCTGGGGAATATTTCCTCGGGATAAGTTGCTGGTGCTGTTGTCCAGAAGGCTGGTCCTGTACCCTGTATTGCTCCAACAACCCAAACTGTTATCGATGCTAATACATAGTTTCCAGTGGTCATGGCGTAGCTGTATAGGAGCAGCCCTATAAATGATAACGCGTAAGATATAAGCATAACTATTATTATTGCTCTAAATAGTCCTCGTGGACTAATATTTCTCTTTGACAACCGATAACCTATGTAGCCGAACACTATTGACCATATAGCTAAAGCCATGTGAAGGTAGCCGCTGACCATGGATACTTGGCTCTCTGTCCAACCCATACTATATCCCAGAGATGCTGAGAACCCCGCTATTGTGAATATAACCCATATAGCTGGGAAGAACGTGAACCCCATGATCCATGTAAACTTCATTTTCCAAACATTAATGGTTCTATCTCCTTCTCTTTTTTTCTGTATTACTGTGAAGTCTTCTGCTGGAATCCACCATACTATAAGCATCACATACATTAGAATAGCTGTTAAAATGAATGTTGTTCTCCAATCAACTATTTGCATAAGGGATCCAGCAGTGAATGCTCCTAGAAATCCTCCCCAGAAAATGCCTGATAATATTATTCCCTTAGCTAGGGGTCTCTCGGCTAGAAAATATTTAGCGATTTGTACACTAAATAAGGGTATGAGGCTGAGAATGAATCCTTGTATGAATCTTAAAATTACAACAATGCTCCACCACCTGATCAAGGGGATCAAGAACTGTGGGATAGCTGCAAAGCTCACAGCTAATAATACGTCCTTCTTAAAGCCTCCCTCATATAATTTTGTATAGCCGAGGAAAAAAGCTGCGAAGAGCCCGGCTGCATAGGCTATGTATTGTAGATCATATAGTTTCTCGTCAACACCGAAAAAGGACATAATCTCGGGTTTAGCAACACTCATCATGGTAAGAGTTCCTAGGCAAACTGCTATAAGCAATGTATCAAGCATAACCGTGAGCCAGCGATGCGAATCCATATATTCTCACCTATTACTAGACATCTTTAATAAATCATGTATTATTTGTATAAAGTTAAAGTATTGTTTCCAAGAGAATAATGATTTAGATAGTTTTTAAAGCATTATCTAAGCTAAAGCATTACCGGATCAGATAAGTCTATGTGTTTGTGAATACAGTATTTAGTTCTAAGTATTTCGCAAGGTATTCCAATACTAGTTTTGTTAGTTCAATAAATCTTTCTGCAAGCTCATGTGTTGTAAGTAGCGGTGTTTTCTTCACGAGGCTGTTGCTTATTACTAGTATTGATAATGTCCTCCACTTCCTTATCCATCCAAGCATGTATAGGATTG
This is a stretch of genomic DNA from Staphylothermus hellenicus DSM 12710. It encodes these proteins:
- a CDS encoding HEPN domain-containing protein, which gives rise to MNNIALARSYIRQTKERIKHAGEALETGNYPYVIRQCQEAVELALKAALRIVGIEPPKWHDVGPVLRREKNRFPDWFQERIPELAYISRSLRKERETAMYGDEETGLPAEELYTLYDAEQALKQARTVLYLVEKLLREAQDKQ
- a CDS encoding MFS transporter is translated as MDSHRWLTVMLDTLLIAVCLGTLTMMSVAKPEIMSFFGVDEKLYDLQYIAYAAGLFAAFFLGYTKLYEGGFKKDVLLAVSFAAIPQFLIPLIRWWSIVVILRFIQGFILSLIPLFSVQIAKYFLAERPLAKGIILSGIFWGGFLGAFTAGSLMQIVDWRTTFILTAILMYVMLIVWWIPAEDFTVIQKKREGDRTINVWKMKFTWIMGFTFFPAIWVIFTIAGFSASLGYSMGWTESQVSMVSGYLHMALAIWSIVFGYIGYRLSKRNISPRGLFRAIIIVMLISYALSFIGLLLYSYAMTTGNYVLASITVWVVGAIQGTGPAFWTTAPATYPEEIFPRASFALGVISNIPNIIAPTITELLAQISNILALSELTAMPLIGIIILVIALHAKLPIEEAEKTTSILID
- a CDS encoding DMT family transporter, which encodes MIQKQSCIEDAGDLVALETGLIGVLSALTASSIWSLSPGLISRYGKGTDATTLNMLRGLHAVFVLFLIFHLTINERWFVPEGIFIVYISAFFGPLLGDTLYIYSIKHIGGGNAVSISYTYIFFAQLYSYLLYGEQLRIQLILGSFIAIIGVYLVYSGQKNDIKITGFIAALGAALSWGMGATLSKLALNYGDPVTIALLRNLSTTISLLPITYNSAKKVFLDKEIQITAFITGGIGFGVGMTLFLTAINTIGVSATVLATSLTPVLGRILAKFIAGEKPSPKTYLGTIITSTGIFIGLYF
- a CDS encoding nucleotidyltransferase domain-containing protein, which encodes MFRKGLNNIPEPFRTLVSRLLAELLRLFNGRLKSLVVYGSVARGDYRKDSDIDLLIIIEGLPRSRLERIRLFTKAESKLDELLDKLLDKGYAVSFSPIIKTPEEAVRISPIYLDMVEDAIIVYDENGFFEKILMGLKKKLEQLGAERVRLGKKWYWRLKKNYRFGEVISIE